The DNA segment GTACAATGCTCTTCCCACAGCAGGGGAGAAATCGCCTCTACATCTTTAAAAACTTCAGTATTTAACTGGAATGCTTTCTGAACATCAGCTGGAACATCTTCCGCACGATACTGTTTAAAATCGACTTCAAATTCGTACATAAATCCTCAATACTTGACTGTATTCCCTGATCTGGCCTTACCTTAAGAGTGCAATGGCGATAAACGCATTAGCCTGATATATCACGCTGGAAGTGCGTTTCGAGAGCATCGGAAGCATAAACGCCCATTTATTCAAAGTCTACCTTGATCCACGGCCGCCCTTGAAAAGACCCTCAACCTATAAAACACACCCACGGGCCGTTAGAAGCCCTTCACCTGGCAACCAGCGGGCGCTTTTTTTCTAACAAGATTACCTTAGTAGAACACTATGCTGTAACGCTGCAGAGATACAGTTTGATGGCATCCATGTAGTACTCAGACCCTATAACCGGGCGTGTTACTCAAACACCGCTGAGCCCGACAAGTTAATTTGCTAATACTCGAAAGTGTATTACTATTGGCCGCACTATAGCGATCATGATAAGTGGTAGCGACCATCATAATAGCCGACCTTTAATGCCAACTGGAATCATCATTTTACATCGCCAGCTAGTAGCACTAGTCAGGCTGATTTTAGGCATGGCCGGTTACAGGCTTTGGCAGCCATTCGCAGCAATGACGACGATGGCACGCCTTGCATTACTGGCATTGATACTGGCTAGTTGCGGCTCAGCCACCCCACCCCCCAATATATTATTGATTCTGGTTGATGACCTCGGCGTTAACGATATTGGTATTTCCAATAACAACCCGATGGCACGTACGCCCAATATTGATCATTTTGCCAACGAGGGTGTGCGCTTTACTCGTCATTACACCGATACGGTGTGCTCACCTTCTCGTGCAGCTTTACTAACGGGCTTATTTCCTGCGCGGCTTGGTTATCGTCCGCTCCCCAGAGGTATTTCTCCAGACGTGGTTACAATGGCCGACGCTTTACGTGAGCGTGGCTATAGCACTTATCATATTGGTAAATGGCATCTTGGCGATACGCAATTAGCCGAAGCGCGGCCTAATCATCAGGGCTTTGACCGCTACTTTGGTTTTTTAAGCCAATGGCTGCTGTCCGGCACAAAGGCCAATGGCAAGTTAGTCCCCAGCCCTGGCACCTATTTTAATCCATGGCTGATGAGCAGTGAAAATCCCGAAGGGCAGCGTTATCAGGGACATTTGTCAGATATTTTAGTGGCGCGTACGATTTCCACCATCGAGGCATCCAAGGACAAGCGCCCCTGGTTTATTAATTATTGGACTTACCTGCCTCATTTTCCCATCGAGCCAGCACCTCGTTTTGCCGCTCGCCGTCAGGACAATCCTCAAGGCCACTACTATGCTATGACGGACCATTTGGACAGCAATATCGGCAAGGTGCTTAATGCTTTGGAAAAGTCAGGGCAAAGTGAAAACACGATTGTCGTGATTACCAGTGACAATGGTGGCACCAATATGCAGGTCGATAATAATGCCCCCTTTGTCGGTAGAAAAATGCAGTATCGAGAGGGGGCCCTGCGCACGCCATTGATGATTCGCTGGCCGGGGACATTTCCAGCGGGTAAAGAAGTTGATCAAGTGGTTAGCCTGATGGATATATTTCCTACACTCGCTGCGGCGGTAGGGGCTGAAGTACCTGCGGGTATTGATGGCCGCGATATTCGTCCAGCCGTTTACGACCAACCACTTCCCGAGCAACCACTTTATTGGGGAGTAGCCAGCAAGGGCTTCCACTTCTTCAGCGTTCTTTCCGCCGATGGCCGCTGGCGATTGGATCAATCTGCGCCTGCTTATGAAGAACCTGCAAAATTGTATGATTTGCAGGCAGAGCCCAGTGGTGCCAGCAATGTTTTTGATCGCAACCCTGAAGTTGCTGCGACACTAAATCGTGATTATTGGCAGTGGCACCGAAAAGTAAGGCGTATTGAAACGCATTATAAAATCGACCAGAAAGGCAATGCACAACTGACCGGGAATAATTTTTTAAGATCGCCGGGCTGGCAGGCTTTTACATTTGCTATTGCTGTTGAGCTGGAAGAGCAGGCGCGGTCGTTGCAACTCCCCATTGCCGACCAGTCTGGGCTTTGGCAGTTAACTTACCATGCAGATACCGGCTTTACTGCCCAAATAGGCCAATACCAACTCAATAGTGGGCAGGCTATCGATCAAGGCTGCCACTCCGTGGTGGTGTCCGGGCAGTTTAAAACCTATAGAAGCGCCAAGGCTGCTGGGGGCAAGCTTAGGCTATATGTTAACGGTGTCGAGGTAGATTCCACCCCCCTGACGACACCCCCTGAGCTGAGCAACAATCTTTCGGTTCCCACCTATCTGGGATACCCTCCCAGTGCAGAAAAACGCTTTCCGGGTAACTTGGGGCGGCCGGTGATAGTCAGTGTCGATATCAATAAAGACCCGGCCTTTGATGCTAAAACGCTAGACCAGGAGGTCTGTAGCCGTTAGCCTGCCAGACAAGCCCAGAGTTTGCCCACCCAATGACCCTAACGCCTGCGGGCGACAGCGGTTACCTGCCACCGGGCACAACATCACGATCC comes from the Oceanicoccus sagamiensis genome and includes:
- a CDS encoding sulfatase-like hydrolase/transferase; the encoded protein is MPTGIIILHRQLVALVRLILGMAGYRLWQPFAAMTTMARLALLALILASCGSATPPPNILLILVDDLGVNDIGISNNNPMARTPNIDHFANEGVRFTRHYTDTVCSPSRAALLTGLFPARLGYRPLPRGISPDVVTMADALRERGYSTYHIGKWHLGDTQLAEARPNHQGFDRYFGFLSQWLLSGTKANGKLVPSPGTYFNPWLMSSENPEGQRYQGHLSDILVARTISTIEASKDKRPWFINYWTYLPHFPIEPAPRFAARRQDNPQGHYYAMTDHLDSNIGKVLNALEKSGQSENTIVVITSDNGGTNMQVDNNAPFVGRKMQYREGALRTPLMIRWPGTFPAGKEVDQVVSLMDIFPTLAAAVGAEVPAGIDGRDIRPAVYDQPLPEQPLYWGVASKGFHFFSVLSADGRWRLDQSAPAYEEPAKLYDLQAEPSGASNVFDRNPEVAATLNRDYWQWHRKVRRIETHYKIDQKGNAQLTGNNFLRSPGWQAFTFAIAVELEEQARSLQLPIADQSGLWQLTYHADTGFTAQIGQYQLNSGQAIDQGCHSVVVSGQFKTYRSAKAAGGKLRLYVNGVEVDSTPLTTPPELSNNLSVPTYLGYPPSAEKRFPGNLGRPVIVSVDINKDPAFDAKTLDQEVCSR